The following are from one region of the Anaeropeptidivorans aminofermentans genome:
- the rsgA gene encoding ribosome small subunit-dependent GTPase A has protein sequence MINIEDYGFEYKDVIEASDIPARITAVHKERYTMVCKYGEIKGILKSGLYFNGSYADFPAVGDFVLINYNDKGDSLIIKTLPRKSYFTRSNNFGKLGEQAIAANFDYVFILMSLNKDFNIARLERYMAIAWQSGGIPGVILTKADLCQDAESYVAEAESSAPGVDVISVSALTRDGIDRIKSLLKPRKTAIFLGSSGVGKSTLINCIAEEELMKTGDIRQEDSKGRHTTTYRQLIMTKEKFMIIDTPGMREIGLWDAMEGLSEAFLDISALEKSCRFSDCTHTKEPGCAIIEALENGSLSPDRWKNYQKLKNENLRSEDKMAYLRMWREKIRTMEKSQRHAYKNRNKR, from the coding sequence ATGATTAATATTGAAGATTACGGATTTGAATATAAAGATGTTATTGAAGCGTCGGATATTCCGGCAAGGATTACTGCAGTCCATAAGGAACGTTATACTATGGTCTGCAAATACGGTGAAATAAAGGGCATACTGAAATCAGGATTATATTTTAACGGTTCTTATGCGGATTTTCCCGCAGTAGGAGACTTTGTTTTAATAAATTACAACGATAAAGGCGATAGCCTTATTATTAAAACATTGCCCAGAAAATCTTATTTTACAAGGAGCAATAATTTCGGAAAGCTTGGGGAACAGGCTATCGCCGCCAATTTTGACTATGTGTTTATACTGATGTCTTTAAATAAGGATTTTAATATCGCAAGGCTTGAACGCTATATGGCGATAGCATGGCAAAGCGGCGGAATACCCGGGGTTATATTGACAAAGGCAGATTTATGCCAAGATGCCGAAAGCTATGTCGCCGAAGCGGAAAGTTCGGCCCCGGGAGTTGATGTTATCTCTGTAAGCGCCTTAACAAGAGACGGCATAGATCGGATAAAAAGCCTATTAAAACCCCGTAAAACGGCAATTTTTCTCGGCTCTTCAGGGGTCGGAAAATCTACTCTTATAAACTGCATAGCCGAAGAAGAACTGATGAAGACCGGAGACATACGGCAGGAGGATTCAAAAGGAAGGCATACCACCACTTACAGGCAGTTAATCATGACCAAGGAAAAATTCATGATTATAGATACCCCCGGCATGAGGGAAATAGGCCTATGGGATGCTATGGAAGGTTTAAGTGAAGCCTTTTTAGACATATCTGCTTTAGAAAAAAGCTGCCGTTTTTCTGACTGCACCCATACAAAGGAGCCAGGCTGTGCTATTATTGAAGCCTTGGAAAATGGAAGCTTAAGCCCTGACAGATGGAAAAACTATCAAAAACTTAAAAATGAAAATCTTCGAAGCGAAGACAAAATGGCCTATTTGAGAATGTGGAGAGAAAAAATAAGAACCATGGAAAAAAGCCAGCGGCATGCCTATAAGAATAGAAACAAAAGATAA
- a CDS encoding DMT family transporter — translation MNKKYIKGYLFVFIAAVLWSLSGVLIKTVHASAIWISLIRSVVASFLLFPFFLRKKVEPVKYLIITGVLYFIFISVFTITTKIGSSAMAVAMQYSAPIYLMAYEAIKDKKIQPRKIPVFILFLIGIILCVLDGLNAASPLSILTGIIVGISFLLYSINLKNINKGSALGIVGGVNLVSVIFFLSALPFDLNPMPKGISDIMPIVFAGIFISAVSYAVYGEGLKKIPVESALIIAMAEPLLNPVWVYWATEYIPPLFTILGLLFILIGVCVSIYLPGDKTIEKEEEII, via the coding sequence ATGAATAAAAAATATATTAAAGGGTATTTATTTGTATTCATAGCGGCGGTGCTCTGGAGCTTATCCGGCGTTCTTATAAAAACCGTTCATGCAAGCGCTATCTGGATTTCTCTTATACGGTCTGTTGTTGCTTCATTTCTGCTGTTTCCGTTTTTCTTGAGAAAAAAAGTTGAGCCTGTTAAATATCTCATCATAACGGGAGTATTGTATTTTATATTTATAAGCGTCTTTACCATAACCACAAAAATAGGAAGCTCTGCAATGGCAGTAGCCATGCAGTATTCTGCCCCTATATATCTTATGGCCTATGAAGCCATAAAGGATAAAAAAATCCAGCCTCGAAAAATCCCTGTATTTATTCTTTTTCTTATAGGCATTATCCTATGTGTTTTAGACGGCTTAAATGCGGCTTCTCCTCTTTCTATTTTAACGGGAATCATCGTAGGCATTTCATTTCTGCTATATAGCATTAATTTAAAAAACATAAATAAAGGCAGTGCTTTAGGAATTGTGGGCGGTGTAAACCTTGTATCCGTAATATTTTTTCTTTCAGCGCTTCCTTTTGACCTAAACCCCATGCCTAAGGGTATATCCGATATTATGCCTATTGTTTTTGCCGGAATATTTATATCGGCGGTATCCTATGCCGTATATGGAGAAGGCCTTAAAAAAATCCCCGTTGAATCAGCTCTTATAATTGCAATGGCAGAACCTCTGCTGAATCCTGTATGGGTGTATTGGGCAACAGAATATATCCCGCCTTTATTTACAATACTGGGCCTTCTATTTATCCTCATAGGGGTATGTGTATCTATTTATCTTCCTGGGGATAAGACAATCGAAAAGGAAGAAGAAATTATATAA
- a CDS encoding MazG nucleotide pyrophosphohydrolase domain-containing protein produces the protein MDDLSFSEMLKMQYNLWEKNKDSWSPLEPEYARDSILWMMAEVGEVIDIIKKCGEKAIVSDEEIKASLIEEMCDVLMYFNDTLLKYNISSKDIAAAYYKKHNKNMQRNFENEGKRFAKNLKS, from the coding sequence ATGGACGATTTATCCTTTTCGGAAATGCTTAAAATGCAATACAATCTTTGGGAAAAAAATAAGGACTCATGGTCGCCTTTAGAGCCGGAATATGCACGAGATTCAATACTATGGATGATGGCAGAGGTTGGTGAGGTCATTGATATTATTAAGAAATGCGGAGAAAAGGCTATTGTATCCGATGAGGAGATTAAAGCTTCCCTTATAGAAGAAATGTGTGATGTTCTGATGTATTTTAACGATACCTTGCTGAAGTATAACATTTCATCAAAGGACATAGCCGCCGCCTATTATAAAAAACATAATAAAAACATGCAGCGCAACTTTGAAAACGAAGGGAAGCGGTTTGCCAAAAATTTAAAAAGTTAG
- a CDS encoding GAF domain-containing protein: MDKGITLGFDGKNYEMLNQALKSLIEDETDALANLCNSAALLFYSMKDINWAGFYLYKENQLILGPFQGKPACIRIPMGRGVCGTAAHKKEPVIVEDVHQFPGHIACDGASQSEIVLPIIKDGILFGVLDIDSPIKSRFNENDQKGLQSFIDILSIYVKWDSLV, encoded by the coding sequence ATGGATAAAGGAATCACTCTAGGCTTTGACGGAAAAAATTATGAAATGCTGAATCAGGCATTAAAGAGCTTAATAGAAGATGAGACAGATGCCTTGGCCAATTTATGCAACAGCGCCGCACTCTTATTCTACAGCATGAAAGATATCAATTGGGCAGGATTTTATCTTTATAAAGAAAATCAATTAATATTAGGGCCTTTTCAAGGCAAGCCCGCATGTATAAGAATTCCTATGGGAAGAGGGGTTTGCGGTACAGCCGCTCATAAGAAAGAACCCGTAATCGTAGAAGACGTCCACCAATTTCCCGGGCATATTGCCTGTGACGGTGCTTCCCAGTCGGAAATCGTCCTGCCTATCATAAAGGACGGTATACTCTTTGGCGTATTGGATATCGACAGCCCCATAAAATCAAGATTTAACGAAAACGACCAGAAGGGTCTTCAAAGCTTTATCGATATCTTATCTATTTATGTTAAGTGGGATAGCTTGGTATAG
- a CDS encoding glycine-rich domain-containing protein → MSWAEIKKAVNSDLNKPLNELITDRIKIFTSDDTFVVPRGVSVVHVIMIGGGGGGGGGALAQNVGAGGGGSGVIQEAYLSVNEGEEIPITIGVGGTGGAAGSPEGGAGQNGNSGGITSFGAYLSAVGGEGGYRSTPGTGGKGGSGGAGGWADDSTTKKNAGGGSGNDGSNGLRANGSIAAMGGTAARSSDHRYSLGGETGLSTYSGGGGGGGFGTSAVVASPGNSSRRGQGGTGYGAGGGGSCSGAGYGAGGKGADGVCIVMY, encoded by the coding sequence ATGAGTTGGGCAGAGATTAAGAAAGCGGTAAATAGTGATTTGAATAAGCCATTGAATGAACTGATAACCGACAGAATTAAGATTTTTACATCTGATGATACGTTCGTAGTTCCACGCGGAGTGTCCGTCGTTCATGTAATAATGATTGGCGGCGGAGGAGGTGGGGGTGGAGGTGCCCTTGCTCAGAACGTCGGAGCCGGAGGCGGTGGAAGCGGAGTCATACAAGAAGCTTACTTGAGTGTAAATGAGGGAGAAGAAATTCCTATAACCATCGGCGTAGGTGGTACAGGTGGCGCCGCTGGCTCTCCTGAGGGTGGAGCAGGACAGAATGGCAACTCCGGAGGTATAACCTCTTTTGGAGCATACTTATCAGCAGTTGGCGGTGAAGGAGGCTATAGAAGCACACCAGGAACTGGCGGCAAAGGGGGTAGCGGCGGCGCTGGAGGCTGGGCAGATGATTCCACAACAAAAAAAAATGCAGGCGGAGGCTCAGGAAATGACGGTTCAAACGGTTTAAGAGCAAATGGCTCTATTGCCGCAATGGGAGGTACTGCGGCGAGGTCAAGTGACCACAGATATTCCCTTGGTGGAGAAACCGGGCTGTCTACGTATTCAGGTGGCGGAGGCGGAGGCGGCTTTGGCACGTCTGCCGTAGTTGCGTCTCCCGGAAACAGCTCAAGAAGAGGACAAGGTGGAACTGGGTATGGAGCTGGAGGCGGTGGAAGTTGTTCCGGAGCTGGATATGGAGCTGGCGGCAAAGGAGCCGATGGCGTCTGCATAGTCATGTACTAA